The DNA region TGCTGTGCTTCGTCAAGTATCACATAATTAAACTCGTTTTCGCTAAGTGCTTTTACATCTCTTCTTAAAGTAGAGTAGGATATTATAGCTACATCATAATTGCTTACAGCTCTAATCTTTTTCATTCTTGATTTTAAGCTTCCTGTTAAAACTATTGCTTCAAGAGATGGGGCAAACTTTTTTATTTCATAATACCAGTTGGCAACACAGGAAGTTGGTGCTATTATTAAAGAAGTGAGTTTCTCTCCGTTTTCTTTTTCTTTTAATATTGTTGCTATAGTTTGAAAACTCTTTCCAAGACCCATATCATCTGCAAGTATGCCGTTTAATGACATGTCCGCAAGTTTTCTAAGCCATTTATAGCCTATAAGCTGATAATTTCTAAACTCTCCAACTATGTTTTTTGGAGGCTCTTCATCATAATCAACTCTTTTTATATTTGATATTGTCTCTATTGCACTGTCATCTAAATCTAATTCTATACCGCTATGTTTTTCAAGCATATCAGCAAAGTATGGAGCACTAAACATTGGAAGCAAATATCTATTATCTTCATTATTTTCTATAGGGTTATCTTTAAGCATTTTTGCTATATAATCAATAACCTCTAAATCTATCGGCACAAATGAACCGTTTTGAAGCCTTATATATTCTTTATTTTCTACTTTTACAGCCCTTATAATATCTGATAAATCATGTATCTCTTTAACTCCTTCAAATGAAAAATTAATTTCAAAGAAGTTAATGTCTTTAGTGAGAGATACCTTCATTTTGAGAGGTTTTACATTTAATTTAAGGGACTTAAAAGATTCACTGTAAAAACAAGTCCAGCCTTTATCCTGAAGCATAGGTAAAATTTTATAGCATAAATAAAATATCTTCTCATCATCTGATGAAGCAAAAGTATAATCTCCAACCTTATCCAAATATTTAGATAAAGTATTACAAAAATATTCCTCTTTTTCTTTGTCTCTATATATTTCATTTACTTCATTGTCAAACATATTACTGCTTGTGAATTTATTAGTATAAGGGTCAACAGTAAAAGAACCGTATTTAAATTTTATAGTGGAAAATACATTGCTTCCGTCATAGTCCAAGAATAATAATGCCTGTGCCGGGAATGCTAATATTTCATTTTCTTTTATGTTTTCAGGAAGTTCGATATGGAAATCTTTTTTTAAGTTTGGAAGGACCCTTGAACAAAAATCTTTAATATATGCTCTATTAACAGTTATAGGTTTTTTAAATATGTGTTTTTTAATCTTTGGGTATGATGGATTAGTTTCATAAAAAATATCTTTATATAATATATAATCGCAATTCTCCCCAAATGTATATACTCTGTTAAGCTCTACATCTTTTATATTTATATCTAATACTAAATCTTTGTTTTCATTGTAGTAGGTTTCTATGATAATATTTAATACTTCATCGCTGAATGTTATAACCTTGCTTTCTAATCTAATATTTGCTACTTCTTTAAGCATAGTTAAACATTGATAAGCATTATAATCTTTAAACCACAATTTGCCGTTTTCTTGATTTTGTAAAGCATCAGCATATAAATTGTTTAAAAACCTTATTAATTTAGCTTCGCCTCTGCCAAAATCTTCTAATTCTATTCTATATTCTTCATCTTCTATTTTTTGTTTATCACCGGTAACGCAAGAAAATAAAAAACTCTCAAGCTCTACGATTCTTAATTGCTTTTTTTTCTCTATGTCTATAAGTTTGAGTGAAAGCCCTAAGCTCTTTTCATTTCCTTCACCGCGTAATGACAATAATACTGAGATGCTAAAGTATTCTCTATAAAGATTATCTCTATAATTATCCATCAGAGGTGCACGCGTGTAGTATAGCCAGTTTTGTCTTTCATCGTTTATTATTTTTACATCTTTTATGTTAAAATTAGTATTATCTTCTTCATTGTTGCTATAATCTAAGAGGGTATTAGATTTTTCGTTATTATCTTTAATATCTTTCTTTTTTAGTTTTCCTGCCATTTTTTAGCTTTTATCCTTAAATAAGCTTATAATACTATTTTTATATACATTAAAATATTGACTATTCATGATAATAGAATTATAAAAAAAGTCAAGTTTTATGATATTTTATTATTGATTATTGTTATATTCAAAATTTACAAAATTAAATGATATATGTTATAGTAATATATATAATTTAAAATTATGATTGCAAAATTTTTTTTTCATTTTATAATTTTAATTAACATAATATTTATTTGGATAAATTAATGTCTAAAAAAATTATTGATAAAA from Brachyspira pilosicoli includes:
- a CDS encoding DEAD/DEAH box helicase, with the protein product MAGKLKKKDIKDNNEKSNTLLDYSNNEEDNTNFNIKDVKIINDERQNWLYYTRAPLMDNYRDNLYREYFSISVLLSLRGEGNEKSLGLSLKLIDIEKKKQLRIVELESFLFSCVTGDKQKIEDEEYRIELEDFGRGEAKLIRFLNNLYADALQNQENGKLWFKDYNAYQCLTMLKEVANIRLESKVITFSDEVLNIIIETYYNENKDLVLDINIKDVELNRVYTFGENCDYILYKDIFYETNPSYPKIKKHIFKKPITVNRAYIKDFCSRVLPNLKKDFHIELPENIKENEILAFPAQALLFLDYDGSNVFSTIKFKYGSFTVDPYTNKFTSSNMFDNEVNEIYRDKEKEEYFCNTLSKYLDKVGDYTFASSDDEKIFYLCYKILPMLQDKGWTCFYSESFKSLKLNVKPLKMKVSLTKDINFFEINFSFEGVKEIHDLSDIIRAVKVENKEYIRLQNGSFVPIDLEVIDYIAKMLKDNPIENNEDNRYLLPMFSAPYFADMLEKHSGIELDLDDSAIETISNIKRVDYDEEPPKNIVGEFRNYQLIGYKWLRKLADMSLNGILADDMGLGKSFQTIATILKEKENGEKLTSLIIAPTSCVANWYYEIKKFAPSLEAIVLTGSLKSRMKKIRAVSNYDVAIISYSTLRRDVKALSENEFNYVILDEAQHIKNANTQNAKTVKSLKSLKRLALSGTPIENSISEMWSMFDFLMPGFLGKHKDFIEDYEAPILSGLETSNEALDNLKTRIAPFILRRLKTDVLKDLPPKHTVVNYCDLTKDQKELYMSILEAARIEIFETVKRKGFAQSHIEIFSALTRLRQVCCHPRLMHHDLRGESHTSGKFNMFIEMIREAISGGHSVLVFSSFTRMLNIMRDAFNKLNINYLYLDGTTKNRMDLVHRFNAGEAPIFLLSLKAAGTGLTLTQADTVIHYDLWWNPAVEDQATDRAYRIGQKRVVTNYKLVTRGTIEEKILELQNKKRVLIDTVVGDSMGDINKLSWDEVKNLIN